TTTTGCCGGTAAGTGCGAGATCCGTGGCTTCAAGGGGATTGACAGCTATTTCCACACCGGTCGCGGCAGTATCAAGATGCGGGGCACGATGGAGATCGATGAGAAGGAGTCGGGGGCATCGATCATCACGATCACGGATGTCCCTCACGGAGTGAACCGCGCCGTCCTCCAACAACGGATCGCGGAATTGGTGCGTGAAAAAGTCCTCACGGATATCTCAGGTATGCGCGACTTGTCCGATGACCAGACACGCATTGAAATCACCCTCAAACGCGATGCTAGACCACAGGTCGTGGTGAACCAGATTTTCAAACTGACATCCATGGAGACATCCTTCGGTGTCAACATGCTTGCCATCCACGAACGCCGTCCCAAGCAGCTGTCCATTATGGATGCACTGGACTGCTTTATCGAGCACCGCCGCGAAGTGATTATCCGCCGGACACGGTTTTTACTGCAAAAAGCCGAAGACCGGGCCGAGAACCTGGAAGCCTTCCTCCTGGCGCTGGGCCATCTCGATGATTTCATCAAGATCATCCGTGATTCCAAGAACCGGGATGAAGCCCGGGAGCGACTCAAGGCCTACACCTTCCCCATCACAACGGCGGAGCAGCTCGGTATCCTGATCCGTTCCCAACCAAGTGTGCAAGGTGAGAAGTATGTATTCACCGACCGCCAGGTCAACGCCATCCTCGAACTCCGTCTCTATCAGCTTACCGGCATGGAGCAGGATAAAGTGAAGACGGAATACGACAGTATCCTTGAGGAGATCAAAGACTTCCTTGATATCCTCGCCAAGGAAGCCCGCGTTTTGGCGATCATCAAGGATGAGCTTCTTGAGATTAAGGAAAAACACGCCACCCCGCGCCGTTGTCCTATTCTTCCCGATGAAGGGGAGATCGCCATTGAGGACCTGATTGCCAATGACGGTATGATTGTCACCTTGTCTAACAAAGGTTACATCAAACGGACAGCGTCGGCCGAATACCGTGTCCAGGCCCGTGGCGGAAAAGGAGTCCGGGGTATGGAAACCCGCAATGCCAATGCCACCGAAGAAGATGAACAGGATTTTGTAGAGCATCTTTTCTCAGCGCAGGCACACGATTACCTCATGTTCTTCACCAACACAGGCCGCGTCTACGTCGAGCGTGTCTACGGTATCCCGGAAGGCTCTCGCGCCTCGAAAGGACGCAGCATCAAGAATCTGCTCAACCTGCAACCGGAGGAGAACATCGCCGCCACCCTACGCCTTGAGCGTGTGACAAATGAGGATGGTGACGATATCACCTTTGGTGAGGAAAATGGCTATGTCCTTTTTGCGACCCGCAGTGGCAAGGTCAAGAAAACCGCATTAAGTAACTTCCGCAATTTCCGCAAGGATGGGATTATCGCGATCAAACTCGACGAAGGCAATACCCTGGTCGAGGTGAAGCTGACGTCTGGAAAAGATGATATTTGCCTCGTTACAAGTGCTGGTTACTGCGTGCGTACGAAGGAAACGAACATCCGTCCGATGGGTCGCCCGTCTGCCGGCGTCGCCGGTGTCAAACCCCGTGACGGGGATCACCTCGTCTCGCTGACCATCGTAACACCGGATGCCAAGCTCCTGGTTGCCAGTGAGAATGGCCTCGGCAAACGTACCGCCTATGAGGAATACATGTCCAAAGGCCGTGGTGGAAAAGGTATGAAAACCATGAACGTCACGGAGAAAACAGGTCGGGTCATCGGCGCCATGTCCGTCATGGAGGATGATGAACTCATGTTGATGACCAGTGACGGGCAGAGTATCCGTATCCGTTGTTCCGAGGTCCGCGAAACAGGCCGTGCCGCCCAGGGGGTTAAACTTGTTAGCCTCAAGGACGGCGAGAAGCTTCAGGACATCGCCAAGGTGATGCCGGATGATGAGGTCGACGTTACCGACACGGATGAAGATCCCGAGGCTATGGACGGTGATTCGGCTATCGAAGTCGACGGCTCACAAGAAACAACGGATGATGCTTCACAGGCAGGCGTAGATAGCGAGTCCGGCCCAGGCGACGATTCCGCAGGAGAGGAGTAATCCATGCTCGCACAGGGGTCATTGAATTTCGAGCAGGAGCCAGTGCCCATACGGGAGTTTCTCGGCTGGGATACCCCTCTGCTCGAAGCGGTGGCGCAATGGCTGTTGTCAGACGGCAACCGCAAGGAGCTGGCATCCACCATGGTGGTTGTGCCGACCTCGAACAGCGGTAGACGTCTCCGCATGGCTCTCTCGGCCGACTGCGGCGTGCTCTCGCCTCATGTCGTGCCGCCCAGCCGACTGTTTGAAGTGGATAATGCGGCAACTCGACAAGAAAGTCTCTGGGCATGGGTGCAGGTGATCCGACAGCTCGATATGGCGGATTTCCCCCATCTGTTTCCCAACCATGAGCCTGGTGCTACCGCAAGTTTCAGTGCCGCTCTTGCCGTGGCGAGGCAATTGGTCACCCTGCGTGACATGCTTGCCGATGGTGATGCCTCGTTTCAAGACGCTCAGTTTCACAGTCCGGAAAAAGAACGCTGGGAGGAGTTGGAAAAAATTGAAAACCGGATGCTTCAATACATCAGGACATGGGGTCTGAGTGACGCGGTCCTGGCCAAGCGGGGTAAGGCCAAGTCACCCGATGTGCCACCGGGGGTGACGCGTATTGTTGTAGCCTGCGTGCCTGATCCCACATTGTTGGCGGCCCGAGCACTACAAAGTCTGTTAGCCAAGGGGCTGCCGGTTACGGTATTGATCCATGCGCCTGAATCAGAAAAGGATGCCTTTGATCCATGGGGCGTTCCCTTGCCCGGCGTGTGGGCAAAACGATCAATCGATATTCCCGACTGGCAGCAGCGACTCCACGTCGTCGATTCCTCAACCGAGGCGGCCGGTGTGTGTGTCAGGGTGCTCGGCGAGGAAAAAACGGCGTCAGGCGATGTGGCTCTTGCCCTGTGCGACCCCACCTTTGCTCCGGCTCTCGACCAGGTGTTCGCTGATGCATCATGGCCTCTCTATAATCCCGAGGGACTGAGCCTGTCCGACTCCGGTATCCTGTCGCTGTTACGGGTGATGCGTGAGCTGACTGGGCGGGGCAGGCCCTTTGAGGCACTCCGTGAGCTTGTCAGGCTCCCGGGGGCCGAATTGTTTTTACCCGATCGCACCCAGCGTTACCGGGCTGCGAAGTTAATGGATGGTTTGTATGTGAATCATCTCCCCGAGACTTTAGCCGATGCCCTGTTCCTTGCGTCTGATGCGGAAAAACCGGTCCTTGAGTCGGTCATTTCCCATCTTGACCGACTGGTCTCCGGTAAGCTGACCGAGGTTCTCCGTGGCTGGCTGAGCCAATGGCTGGCGGCGGCGGATGCTGATGTTGCGGCAGCGGTCGAACCGGGTTTGGCAGAGGCACTGGAAGCCTTGGAACGCTTGGAAACGATCGGGGAGGCTCCCGCTGCGCAGGATGTTTTCGAGATGCTTGCCGAGAGTGTGCAATCCGCAAGAGTCTCCGTAGAACGCGCCGCTACCGTACTCGACCTTCAAGGGTGGTTAGAGATTTCCTATGACCCGGCGCCTCACCTGATTCTAGCAGGAATGCACGAGGAGTGTGTTCCCGATGGTTCGGCGGATGATCTTTTTGTCCCCGACTCATTGCGAGAAAAGCTGGGCCTTCGCGACTCACATGGCCGGTTTGCCCGTGATGCCTATCTCTTGCAAGCTGCTCTGAAGTCGCGAGCCAGGGGGGGGCGGGTCGATGCCGTGGTCGCACGCTTCAACGATGCCGGGGAGGCTCGAAAACCCGCACGCCTGTTGATGAGGCAGAGTGGCCAGGAGCTTGCCGCCATCGTGCGACATCTTTTTGCTGAATCAAAATCGGACCAATCGACCGGTGGAGCCTGGCAACGTGACTGGACGCTAAAGCTGCCTGAATTTGAAAACCTCTATGCGTCCAAGCCACTAAAACCTCTGTCTCCTTCCGCCATCCGGAATTACCTCGACTGCCCGTTCCGGTTTTTCCTCAAGCATATTGTCAAAATGGAGACATTCGAGTCGGGTAAACGCGAAATGAATGCCATGGAGTTTGGCAAGCTCTGTCATGCCGTGGTTGAGGCATTTGGCCGTGATGCCAGTATGGTCGATTCCACGAAGGCTGAAGAAATCAACGCCTACTTCAGCACACTTCTGGATGACATCATGAAACGGCAGCACGGCAGCCAGATCAACCTGCCCCTGATGGTTCAACTCGAAAGCGCACGCGAACGCTTGCGTGCCTTTGCTTCTGTCCAGGCGGCTGACCGGGCGGAGGGCTGGAGCATCGTGGCAACTGAATTTCGCGTGGAGCCGGAGAATCTTCCATGGTCTATCGCGGGCCACCCGATGCGTATGACCATCGACCGCATCGACCGCCATGAGGATGGCAAACGCTGGCGCGTATGGGATTACAAAACATCGGGCAAGGCAAAGAATCCCGAGGAGACTCACCAAGTGCCATGGAAGGAATCAGAAAACAGACCCATGCTTGGTGATTTGCTTCCACCGAAACGTAAAAATGGAAGCGAACGAAGATGGGCCGATGTCCAATTACCCCTCTACGCCGCCTTTGTGCAGCAGCATTATAAAACGGATGACCTGCCCCAGGTCGGTTATGTCAATTTGCCACGAGCCGTCAACGATGTGGCGTTTTCCCCATGGGTTGGATTTGACCAGCCTGTTCTTGATCACGCCCTGAGCTGGGCCGAGGCGGCGATTGAGAAGATCAGGGCAGGGGAGTTTTTCCAGGCCGCGGTATATCCATCGAACATGCGTGAGTGGGACGACTTCGAACAGCTCGCGCCTGACGGCCTTGCCAAGGCTTTTGGGCTTTAGGCACACGCGCGATCCAGTGTGCATTGAAATACATTTGAATCATGCCCGTATTGCACCATAATCCATTCCATGCCCAAGAGTTCAGAGAACCAGAAAAAAAACGACCCGCACGAGATTGAGGGGGTCAAGGCACGTCGTTCGAAGGCCGCCTCTTTCCCCTGGCTTCGGGTATCGTTTTTCGTGCTCGTATGTGGGTTGCTCGTCATTGCCCAGGGCCCCTTGCCTGGGAAAATATGGCGGAAGCTCAAGAGCCTGGACAAAGACCAACAAGAGAAAACCAGCGACAAAAATCCGGGCAAACCAGGGGGCAAGCCCACGGCACCGGCGATACCCACGCCTGTCCCCCCCAAGCCGGAATCTCCCGTCGTCAAGCCACCGACCGATCATACAGCTTCCTCAGGGGGGGATATCCGCAAGCTGTCAAAAGGCATCAAGTTGACCACCAAAGTCACCCTGGTCAAGGGGGGGGCCGCCTCTGACGAACGTAAAAAAGACGAAAGCTACACCGCCCACTACGAGCTCAAGGTGCGTCTGCCGAAGGCTGCGTCAACCTTGCCAGAGCTTGAAAAAAACACGCCCAAGCTTGCCGGTATTCTCCCCGGCCTTGCCGAAATGGTGCCCAAGGCCCAGGTGTCGGGGTTTTTCTACCAGCTCTACGAAAACAAAACGAAGCGGCTGAAAGAAAACGCAACCAACCTCAACGAGTTGCTGACGCGGCACAATTTCTACGACTGCGAAACAATCCTGAACCTGAAGCACCCAAGGACAGGCCGGCGGCTGCTGTTGCTCCAAGCGGAGATGGACGTGGTTTCCGATGGCTCCGATGGCGACCGGCTGCCGGTGATGCCGGACAATATAGTCAACTCCAGCTACTACCAGCCGATGACCAGTTACGGCTGGAGAAAGACCGGCAAGACACCCAACCCCCTGATCGCAGGATGGAAAAACAGGATCAAACTAGCGGAAACAGAAATCGCCCATCCGGATACCAATGCAGACCGGAAAAGCTGGCTGCGTGCGCGGATCGTTAAAATCAAACGTGAGATTCAGGACATGGAGGCGAGGAGCTACCTCATTGCCGACTACGATCCGTTTATCGTCATGCCCGTCAACATCCTGTCCTCGCGAGGCGACAAGTATGCGGCGAGAATCGGCGACTACGCGGTCGTCATTTACGATGGGAAGATCTATCCTGCCATCGTCGGGGATGCCGGCCCCAGTTTCAAGGTCGGTGAAGCTTCGTTGCGGATGTGTAAACAACTCAACGCACGGGCCAGTTCGTATTCCCGGCCAGTCAGCGACCTCGCCGTCACCTATGTCGTATTCCCCGGAACGGCTGATAAGTTCCAGGCACCGGATTATGCCAGGTGGCATACACGTTGTGCGTCATTGCTCACCGAAGTTGGTGGTTTGGGGGCGACCAGCACGCTCCATAGCTGGGCCAACACCCTGCCGGTGATCGAAAAAGAAGAAACCGACCAGCCCTAGTCCTGATCTGAGAGCAGGCTTGCCAAGCTTGGTCTCGCTGCGCTACTATCCGCCCCCATGAAGCTCCCTTGCATCCTTTCCATCGCCCTGTGTGCAGGCCTGTCCTCCTGTAGTCAATTTTTCAAACCTGAAGGCTGGCCGGTTGCAGTCACTCCCCGCAGTGCATCAGTGTCTCACCTCCAGGATCACGTTAAATTTACCGGCTCCGGCATTCGTCTGACCCATCAGGAAAAAGCCTTGCTGACATTTCTCGATAACGAGGAGAATATCGCGGCATCTACCGGGAAGAAGACGCGTCCAGGGGCGCACCAGTGGTCGGCGGCGGAAATCTATCGCGTCGATCCAGGTAAACAGGTCTCGGTTTTGTGCGAAGACGGTTACCAGCAAACCGCGGTCTATTTCCACTACGATAGCGCGCAAAAAACCTGGTTTCGAGTCAAGCACCTCGGTGAAAACCATGACAAAGGCATACCCGCCGTGCTGGTGAAATAAACGCAGCTTCCCCGAAGCTAGCGCAGCATGAGCCAGCATGAGGTGATCATCCCTGCGATGCCAAGGACCATCAGGGAGGATGAGATCTGTCGGGACAGCCCGGTCTGTTCGGGAATGCGGTTGTCAAACAAACCTCTGCCCAGCCATAAATGATCACCCAGGAGCGAGGCTGCCCCGCCAGCGAGCAGCGCGGCACCGAGTAGGAAAAGCCACCATTGCTCCGGGTATGCTTGCCACGTCATGGTGAATCGCAGTGCAACGATGCCTCCTACGATGCCACCAAGCAACAATTGCATCAACCAAGCCAGCCAGCTGAATCTTCCCATGGCGGAGATATACCCCTACCGTTGGAGCCGGGGAAGGAGATAGTATTTGTGTGTCCCTGCGAAAAGGTCTGGGCGATCAAGCTCGGGAGAAAATAACAAAGAGAGTTTTGATGAGACCGCGAAATATGCAAAATACGCAGAATTTTCATATCCTGATACCTTACACAGAGCGACTCTCAATGAGAGTTTCGGTAAGGTCTGTAGAAATGCACCTGAAAACATCCTCTTTTTCGCGTATTTGGCGTATTTCGCGGTAAAAAACCCCGAGCTTGATCGCCCTGGCGAAAAGGTTGGGAAAAAAGGTTTGCCATCGAAGAAATTGCTCGCTAGCTTCCGCCCGCATCCCCACAGGATCTACTGGACAGGTGGCAGAGTGGTCGAATGCGCACGCTTGGAAAGCGTGTGAGGCAGCAATGTCTCCGCGGGTTCGAATCCCGCCCTGTCCGCCATCTGTCAACGGCACTCCTATAAGTGCCTCAAAATCAAAGACAAACGCCCCCTCTGGGGAATCTGCGACAGGAATTCCAGAAAGAATTCCAGCACAATTGACACGAAAACCGGGTCGTATGGCCCGTAAACGAAAGCGTCGCAACAGTATCGTGGAGATCGGAACAGGTCCCGCGAGAGTCAAAATCTACACCGTCAATCGCAAGGATGGCTATCCGATGTTCTCGCTCTACTGGAAGGAGGGCGGACAGCGAAGGGCCAAA
The sequence above is drawn from the Akkermansiaceae bacterium genome and encodes:
- the gyrA gene encoding DNA gyrase subunit A, whose product is MSNDHIKPINVADEMSKSFLDYSMSVIISRALPDARDGLKPSQRRILYAMHNDLSLSPTKPHLKSARIVGDTMGKYHPHGDSAIYTTLVNMAQPWTMRETLIDGQGNFGSVEGDAAAAMRYTEARLTHMGTAMMTDLDKDTCDFQPTYDETRNEPCVLPAAIPNLLVNGGTGIAVGMATNIPSHNMGEVIDGVCARIDNPQLTIEELKQHIKGPDFAGKCEIRGFKGIDSYFHTGRGSIKMRGTMEIDEKESGASIITITDVPHGVNRAVLQQRIAELVREKVLTDISGMRDLSDDQTRIEITLKRDARPQVVVNQIFKLTSMETSFGVNMLAIHERRPKQLSIMDALDCFIEHRREVIIRRTRFLLQKAEDRAENLEAFLLALGHLDDFIKIIRDSKNRDEARERLKAYTFPITTAEQLGILIRSQPSVQGEKYVFTDRQVNAILELRLYQLTGMEQDKVKTEYDSILEEIKDFLDILAKEARVLAIIKDELLEIKEKHATPRRCPILPDEGEIAIEDLIANDGMIVTLSNKGYIKRTASAEYRVQARGGKGVRGMETRNANATEEDEQDFVEHLFSAQAHDYLMFFTNTGRVYVERVYGIPEGSRASKGRSIKNLLNLQPEENIAATLRLERVTNEDGDDITFGEENGYVLFATRSGKVKKTALSNFRNFRKDGIIAIKLDEGNTLVEVKLTSGKDDICLVTSAGYCVRTKETNIRPMGRPSAGVAGVKPRDGDHLVSLTIVTPDAKLLVASENGLGKRTAYEEYMSKGRGGKGMKTMNVTEKTGRVIGAMSVMEDDELMLMTSDGQSIRIRCSEVRETGRAAQGVKLVSLKDGEKLQDIAKVMPDDEVDVTDTDEDPEAMDGDSAIEVDGSQETTDDASQAGVDSESGPGDDSAGEE
- a CDS encoding PD-(D/E)XK nuclease family protein, producing MLAQGSLNFEQEPVPIREFLGWDTPLLEAVAQWLLSDGNRKELASTMVVVPTSNSGRRLRMALSADCGVLSPHVVPPSRLFEVDNAATRQESLWAWVQVIRQLDMADFPHLFPNHEPGATASFSAALAVARQLVTLRDMLADGDASFQDAQFHSPEKERWEELEKIENRMLQYIRTWGLSDAVLAKRGKAKSPDVPPGVTRIVVACVPDPTLLAARALQSLLAKGLPVTVLIHAPESEKDAFDPWGVPLPGVWAKRSIDIPDWQQRLHVVDSSTEAAGVCVRVLGEEKTASGDVALALCDPTFAPALDQVFADASWPLYNPEGLSLSDSGILSLLRVMRELTGRGRPFEALRELVRLPGAELFLPDRTQRYRAAKLMDGLYVNHLPETLADALFLASDAEKPVLESVISHLDRLVSGKLTEVLRGWLSQWLAAADADVAAAVEPGLAEALEALERLETIGEAPAAQDVFEMLAESVQSARVSVERAATVLDLQGWLEISYDPAPHLILAGMHEECVPDGSADDLFVPDSLREKLGLRDSHGRFARDAYLLQAALKSRARGGRVDAVVARFNDAGEARKPARLLMRQSGQELAAIVRHLFAESKSDQSTGGAWQRDWTLKLPEFENLYASKPLKPLSPSAIRNYLDCPFRFFLKHIVKMETFESGKREMNAMEFGKLCHAVVEAFGRDASMVDSTKAEEINAYFSTLLDDIMKRQHGSQINLPLMVQLESARERLRAFASVQAADRAEGWSIVATEFRVEPENLPWSIAGHPMRMTIDRIDRHEDGKRWRVWDYKTSGKAKNPEETHQVPWKESENRPMLGDLLPPKRKNGSERRWADVQLPLYAAFVQQHYKTDDLPQVGYVNLPRAVNDVAFSPWVGFDQPVLDHALSWAEAAIEKIRAGEFFQAAVYPSNMREWDDFEQLAPDGLAKAFGL